A window of the Microvirga terrae genome harbors these coding sequences:
- a CDS encoding DUF423 domain-containing protein — translation MSLAAHLLLVLASLSGLLGVGLSAAAAHITGGNLATAAQFLLFHAPALLALVALIAAGVVNPLLAQIAGYVLILGLVLFCGDLARRAFSGAALFPRAAPTGGILLMLGWVLVGISALLRLRA, via the coding sequence ATGAGCCTCGCTGCCCACCTTCTCCTCGTCCTGGCCTCCCTGTCGGGCCTCCTCGGCGTGGGCCTGTCGGCGGCCGCCGCGCACATCACGGGTGGCAATCTCGCCACGGCGGCCCAGTTCCTGCTGTTCCACGCCCCCGCCCTGCTCGCCCTCGTGGCACTGATCGCAGCCGGGGTCGTGAACCCCCTGTTGGCCCAGATCGCCGGCTACGTGCTGATTCTCGGCCTTGTCCTCTTCTGCGGCGACCTTGCCCGCCGGGCCTTCTCGGGCGCGGCGCTCTTTCCCAGGGCCGCCCCGACGGGAGGAATTCTCCTCATGCTGGGGTGGGTGCTGGTGGGGATCTCGGCGCTTCTGCGCCTGCGAGCCTGA
- the yihA gene encoding ribosome biogenesis GTP-binding protein YihA/YsxC: protein MTETSPPNPDVDPFLEIGRKLFAGEADFIWAANSLKNLPPMSKVEIAFAGRSNVGKSSLVNALTGRNTLARTSHTPGRTQQLNFFNINDRFHLVDMPGYGYAAVDKEKVAAWTQLIHDYLRGRASLARVYVLIDARHGIKPVDETVLQTLGTAAVSYQIVLTKADELKKGELDKRMAETLQKIEKRAAAYPEILPTSSRTGFGIPELRAKVAQLLSERGAG from the coding sequence ATGACCGAGACAAGCCCCCCGAACCCGGACGTCGACCCCTTCCTCGAGATCGGCCGCAAGCTCTTTGCCGGCGAGGCGGACTTCATCTGGGCGGCCAATTCCCTGAAGAACCTGCCGCCCATGAGCAAGGTGGAGATCGCCTTCGCGGGGCGCTCGAACGTCGGCAAGTCGAGTCTTGTCAACGCCCTGACCGGGCGCAACACGCTCGCCCGCACGTCGCATACGCCGGGCCGCACCCAGCAGCTCAACTTCTTCAACATCAACGACCGCTTCCATCTCGTCGACATGCCCGGCTACGGCTATGCCGCCGTCGACAAGGAGAAGGTCGCGGCCTGGACGCAGCTGATCCACGACTACCTGCGCGGCCGGGCGAGCCTTGCCCGCGTCTATGTGCTGATCGACGCCCGCCACGGCATTAAGCCGGTGGACGAGACGGTGCTGCAGACCCTCGGCACCGCCGCGGTCTCCTACCAGATCGTCCTGACCAAGGCCGACGAGCTGAAGAAGGGCGAGCTCGACAAGCGCATGGCCGAGACCCTGCAGAAGATCGAGAAGCGCGCCGCCGCCTATCCGGAGATCCTGCCGACCTCGAGCCGCACCGGCTTCGGCATTCCGGAACTGCGCGCCAAAGTCGCCCAGCTCCTGAGCGAACGGGGCGCGGGATGA